One window from the genome of Rhinolophus ferrumequinum isolate MPI-CBG mRhiFer1 chromosome 22, mRhiFer1_v1.p, whole genome shotgun sequence encodes:
- the CD5L gene encoding CD5 antigen-like, with protein MTLLFSLIFAICTGPVLLESLSRVRLVGGPHRCEGRVEVELRGHWGTVCDDDWDIKDVAVVCRELGCGAAKGTPSGVLYEPSTEKEQKILIQEVNCSGIEDTLLQCKHSEDVFDCGHNEDAGALCEIPESVRLAGGLGRCKGRVEVKHQGKWGTVCYAGWSLSAAKVVCQQLGCGKAILTQRLCNKATQGQGTIWLSQVSCSGQEVTLQDCPSGHWGKNNCTHDEDTWVECEDPFDLRLVGGDIRCSGRLEVLHRGVWGSVCDDGWGEMEDRVVCKQLGCGESLSPSVKARRSFGPGVGHIWLDDVHCSGKEQSLEQCQHRFWGYHNCNHKEDVAVICSEQ; from the exons ATGACTCTGCTATTCTCCTTGATCTTTG ctaTTTGTACAGGACCTGTCCTCTTAG AGTCTTTATCCAGAGTGCGACTGGTGGGAGGCCCTCACCGCTGTGAAGGGCGGGTGGAAGTGGAACTAAGGGGCCACTGGGGCACTGTGTGTGATGATGACTGGGACATAAAAGATGTGGCTGTGGTATGCCGGGAGCTGGGCTGTGGAGCAGCCAAGGGAACACCCAGTGGTGTTTTATATGAGCCATcgacagaaaaagaacaaaaaatcctcATCCAAGAGGTTAATTGCAGTGGGATAGAAGATACACTGTTACAATGTAAGCACAGTGAAGATGTTTTTGATTGCGGGCACAACGAGGACGCAGGAGCATTATGTGAGA TTCCAGAGAGCGTGCGGCTGGCTGGTGGCCTTGGGCGATGCAAGGGGAGAGTGGAGGTGAAGCATCAAGGGAAGTGGGGCACCGTGTGCTATGCAGGCTGGAGCCTATCAGCCGCAAAAGTGGTGTGCCAGCAGCTGGGTTGTGGGAAGGCCATACTGACCCAAAGATTGTGCAACAAGGCTACCCAGGGCCAAGGAACCATCTGGCTGAGCCAGGTGTCATGCTCAGGACAGGAAGTTACCCTTCAGGATTGCCCTTCTGGACATTGGGGGAAGAACAACTGCACGCATGATGAGGACACATGGGTTGAATGTGAAG ATCCCTTTgacttgagactggtaggaggagacATCCGCTGCTCTGGGCGTCTGGAGGTGCTGCACAGGGGCGTATGGGGCTCTGTGTGTGATGATGGCTGGGGAGAAATGGAGGACCGAGTGGTATGCAAGCAACTCGGCTGTGGGGAGTCCCTTTCTCCATCTGTTAAAGCCCGAAGAAGCTTTGGCCCTGGTGTTGGCCACATCTGGCTGGATGACGTTCATTGCTCAGGAAAGGAGCAGTCCTTGGAGCAATGCCAGCACAGATTCTGGGGGTATCACAACTGCAACCACAAGGAAGATGTGGCTGTGATCTGCTCAG aaCAATAG